One genomic segment of Hordeum vulgare subsp. vulgare chromosome 2H, MorexV3_pseudomolecules_assembly, whole genome shotgun sequence includes these proteins:
- the LOC123430188 gene encoding chloroplast envelope quinone oxidoreductase homolog, with protein MATGGRPASMRAVQYSGYGGGSAALKYVEIPVPSLKKGEVLIKVEAASINPADCRIQKGLLRPFVPKFPFIPVTDVAGEIVEVGSAVQEFKVGDRVVSKLIFWKAGGLAEYVAASENITVVVPAGVSSADAAGLPVAGLTALQAVRAIGTKFDGTGVGSNILITAASGGIGSYAVQLAKLGNHNVTATCGARNLELAANIGADEALDYKTTEGAALKNSSGKKYDYIVNTTNGGKWSAFKPSLSSHGRVIDVAPNFGNFLASILTLFSKKKLSTIILSLGMEDLKFLLELVKERKLKTVVDSRHPFEKAADAWEKSLSGHATGKVIVEM; from the exons ATGGCAACCGGTGGGAGGCCAGCCAGCATGCGAGCCGTCCAGTACAGTGGCTACGGTGGCGGCAGCGCTGCCCTCAAG TATGTGGAGATCCCTGTTCCATCACTGAAGAAAGGTGAAGTTCTTATAAAAGTTGAAGCAGCAAGCATCAATCCAGCCGATTGCCGGATACAGAAAGGACTGCTACGTCCTTTTGTCCCGAAGTTTCCATTTATTCCAG TAACCGACGTTGCTGGAGAGATCGTTGAGGTTGGTTCTGCGGTTCAAGAGTTCAAAGTTGGCGACAGAGTTGTTTCGAAGTTGATATTCTGG AAAGCTGGTGGCCTCGCAGAGTACGTAGCGGCATCCGAGAACATCACTGTCGTCGTCCCTGCCGGCGTATCTTCTGCGGATGCCGCAGGGCTTCCCGTGGCCGGCCTGACGGCGCTTCAGGCCGTGAGGGCCATTGGCACCAAGTTCGACGGCACGGGCGTCGGCAGCAACATCCTGATCACCGCTGCGTCCGGCGGTATCGGCTCGTACGCCGTCCAGCTCGCTAAGCTCGGGAACCACAACGTCACGGCCACCTGCGGCGCGCGAAACCTGGAGCTTGCCGCGAACATCGGCGCCGACGAGGCGCTCGACTACAAGACCACGGAAGGCGCGGCACTGAAGAACTCTTCCGGCAAGAAGTACGACTACATCGTCAACACCACGAACGGCGGCAAGTGGTCGGCGTTCAAGCCGAGTCTCAGCAGCCACGGCAGAGTCATCGACGTAGCTCCCAACTTTGGGAACTTTCTCGCGTCCATTCTGACGCTATTCTCCAAGAAGAAGCTGTCCACGATTATCCTGTCACTGGGTATGGAGGACCTCAAGTTTCTGCTTGAGCTGGTGAAGGAAAGGAAGCTCAAGACAGTCGTCGACTCGCGCCATCCATTCGAGAAGGCAGCAGATGCGTGGGAAAAGAGCTTGAGTGGCCATGCAACGGGGAAGGTCATAGTTGAGATGTGA